A section of the Paralichthys olivaceus isolate ysfri-2021 chromosome 16, ASM2471397v2, whole genome shotgun sequence genome encodes:
- the rgs20 gene encoding regulator of G-protein signaling 20 isoform X1, translating to MPSARAVRQWEIRPTSALRGIRHTRALMWQQIRGLARACRHGVGYRVNYNDPNREEQEMVCLEPMGSERMEMRKRQMSVQQESAAGGTAPAQQGQPGQANPRASNACCFCWCCCCSCSWNEDRDDRNRKASFDVKEGTSDCEDCPKPTLEEVRSWGQSFDKLMCCPAGRNSFRQFLRTEFSEENMLFWLACEEFSKEANKSTVEEKARVIYEDYISILSPKEVSLDSRVRESINRNMLEPNLHTFDDAQLQIYTLMQRDSYPRYMNSSAYKNLLNTLSEQSPES from the exons ATGCCAAGTGCTAGAGCGGTGAGGCAGTGGGAGATCAGGCCCACGTCTGCTCTGCGGGGGATCAGACACACCCGAGCCCTGATGTGGCAGCAGATACGGGGGCTGGCCCGGGCCTGCCGGCACGGTGTGGGGTACCGGGTGAACTACAATGACCCCAACcgagaggagcaggagatggTGTGCCTTGAG cCCATGGGATCAGAGCGGATGGAGATGCGAAAGAGGCAGATGTCGGTGCAGCAGGAGTCGGCAGCGGGGGGAACTGCACCGGCTCAGCAGGGCCAGCCGGGCCAGGCCAATCCACGGGCCTCAAATGCTTGTTGCTTCTGCTGGTGTTGCTGCTGTAGCTGCTCTTG GAATGAAGACCGGGATGACAGGAACCGCAAAGCATCTTTTGACGTCAAGGAAGGGACCTCAGACTGTGAAGACTG CCCTAAGCCCACGTTGGAAGAGGTGCGCTCGTGGGGACAGTCGTTTGACAAGCTGATGTGCTGCCCAGCGGGGAGGAACTCCTTCAGACAGTTCCTTCGCACCGAGTTCAGCGAGGAGAACATGCTCTTCTGGTTGGCCTGCGAGGAGTTCAGCAAGGAGGCCAACAAGAGCACGGTAGAGGAGAAAGCTCGGGTCATCTACGAGGACTACATCTCTATTCTCTCACCTAAAGAG GTGAGCCTTGACTCTCGTGTGCGCGAGTCCATCAATAGGAACATGCTGGAGCCCAACTTGCACACGTTCGACGACGCCCAGCTGCAGATCTACACACTAATGCAAAGAGACTCGTACCCCCGCTACATGAACTCCTCGGCCTACAAAAACCTGCTCAACACTCTGTCAGAGCAGTCCCCCGAATCATAA
- the rgs20 gene encoding regulator of G-protein signaling 20 isoform X2 — MGSERMEMRKRQMSVQQESAAGGTAPAQQGQPGQANPRASNACCFCWCCCCSCSWNEDRDDRNRKASFDVKEGTSDCEDCPKPTLEEVRSWGQSFDKLMCCPAGRNSFRQFLRTEFSEENMLFWLACEEFSKEANKSTVEEKARVIYEDYISILSPKEVSLDSRVRESINRNMLEPNLHTFDDAQLQIYTLMQRDSYPRYMNSSAYKNLLNTLSEQSPES; from the exons ATGGGATCAGAGCGGATGGAGATGCGAAAGAGGCAGATGTCGGTGCAGCAGGAGTCGGCAGCGGGGGGAACTGCACCGGCTCAGCAGGGCCAGCCGGGCCAGGCCAATCCACGGGCCTCAAATGCTTGTTGCTTCTGCTGGTGTTGCTGCTGTAGCTGCTCTTG GAATGAAGACCGGGATGACAGGAACCGCAAAGCATCTTTTGACGTCAAGGAAGGGACCTCAGACTGTGAAGACTG CCCTAAGCCCACGTTGGAAGAGGTGCGCTCGTGGGGACAGTCGTTTGACAAGCTGATGTGCTGCCCAGCGGGGAGGAACTCCTTCAGACAGTTCCTTCGCACCGAGTTCAGCGAGGAGAACATGCTCTTCTGGTTGGCCTGCGAGGAGTTCAGCAAGGAGGCCAACAAGAGCACGGTAGAGGAGAAAGCTCGGGTCATCTACGAGGACTACATCTCTATTCTCTCACCTAAAGAG GTGAGCCTTGACTCTCGTGTGCGCGAGTCCATCAATAGGAACATGCTGGAGCCCAACTTGCACACGTTCGACGACGCCCAGCTGCAGATCTACACACTAATGCAAAGAGACTCGTACCCCCGCTACATGAACTCCTCGGCCTACAAAAACCTGCTCAACACTCTGTCAGAGCAGTCCCCCGAATCATAA
- the tcea1 gene encoding transcription elongation factor A protein 1 isoform X1 — MGKKEEEEIIRIAKKMDKMAQKKNGAGALDLLKELRSIPMTLELLQSTRIGMSVNAIRKQSTDDEVTSLAKSLIKSWKKLLDEPGGGDKPSDEKRKEQTTPVVSPSQGSPEAKEESSSCSNSSSKSETTEVTPNTLINTFPRAPSTSDSIRLKCREMLANALQTGDDHIAIGGDCDELGAQIEECIFQEFKNTDPKYKNRVRSRISNLKDMKNPNLRRTVLCGSVTPERMAKMTAEEMASDELKEMRKNLTKEAVRDHQMATTGGTQTDLFTCGKCKGKCCTYTQVQTRSADEPMTTFVFCNECGNRWKFC; from the exons ATGGgcaagaaggaggaagaggagatcaTCAGAATCGCGAAGAAGATGGATAAAATGGCGCAGAAGAAAAACGGG gctGGGGCTTTGGACCTACTGAAGGAGCTGCGCAGTATCCCCATGACTcttgagctgctgcag TCTACCAGAATCGGGATGTCCGTGAACGCCATTCGCAAGCAGAGCACAGACGATGAGGTGACATCCCTAGCCAAATCCTTGATCAAATCGTGGAAGAAGCTTCTGG ATGAGCCTGGAGGTGGAGACAAACCTTCAgatgagaaaaggaaagagcAAACGACACCTGTTGTTTCTCCCTCGCAGGGAAGCCCAGAGGCAAAAGAGGAGAG CAGCTCCTGCAGTAACTCCAGCAGCAAGAGCGAAACCACCGAAGTCACACCCAACACGTTAATCAACACCTTTCCTCGTGCCCCCAGCACCTCTGATTCCATCAGGCTCAAGTGCAGAGAGATGCTGGCCAATGCTCTGCAGACTGGCG ATGATCATATTGCCATCGGTGGTGATTGTGATGAACTTGGAGCACAGATCGAGGAAT GCATCTTCCAAGAATTTAAGAACACAGACCCGAAATACAAAAACCGTGTCCGGAGCCGGATCTCAAATCTCAAAGATATGAAGAACCCTAATTTAAGGAGGACTGTGTTATGCGGGAGTGTAACCCCTGAGCGGATGGCTAAGATGACGGCTGAG GAAATGGCCAGTGATGAGTTGAAAGAAATGAGGAAGAACTTGACCAAAGAAGCTGTCAGGGACCACCAGATGGCCACAACTGGAGGCACTCAGACCGATCTATTCACCTGTGGCAAGTGCAAGGGGAAGTGCTGCACCTACACACAG GTTCAAACTCGCAGTGCTGATGAGCCAATGACCACGTTTGTCTTCTGCAATGAATGCGGAAATCGATGGAAG ttctGCTGA
- the tcea1 gene encoding transcription elongation factor A protein 1 isoform X2, with protein MGKKEEEEIIRIAKKMDKMAQKKNGAGALDLLKELRSIPMTLELLQSTRIGMSVNAIRKQSTDDEVTSLAKSLIKSWKKLLDEPGGGDKPSDEKRKEQTTPVVSPSQGSPEAKEESSCSNSSSKSETTEVTPNTLINTFPRAPSTSDSIRLKCREMLANALQTGDDHIAIGGDCDELGAQIEECIFQEFKNTDPKYKNRVRSRISNLKDMKNPNLRRTVLCGSVTPERMAKMTAEEMASDELKEMRKNLTKEAVRDHQMATTGGTQTDLFTCGKCKGKCCTYTQVQTRSADEPMTTFVFCNECGNRWKFC; from the exons ATGGgcaagaaggaggaagaggagatcaTCAGAATCGCGAAGAAGATGGATAAAATGGCGCAGAAGAAAAACGGG gctGGGGCTTTGGACCTACTGAAGGAGCTGCGCAGTATCCCCATGACTcttgagctgctgcag TCTACCAGAATCGGGATGTCCGTGAACGCCATTCGCAAGCAGAGCACAGACGATGAGGTGACATCCCTAGCCAAATCCTTGATCAAATCGTGGAAGAAGCTTCTGG ATGAGCCTGGAGGTGGAGACAAACCTTCAgatgagaaaaggaaagagcAAACGACACCTGTTGTTTCTCCCTCGCAGGGAAGCCCAGAGGCAAAAGAGGAGAG CTCCTGCAGTAACTCCAGCAGCAAGAGCGAAACCACCGAAGTCACACCCAACACGTTAATCAACACCTTTCCTCGTGCCCCCAGCACCTCTGATTCCATCAGGCTCAAGTGCAGAGAGATGCTGGCCAATGCTCTGCAGACTGGCG ATGATCATATTGCCATCGGTGGTGATTGTGATGAACTTGGAGCACAGATCGAGGAAT GCATCTTCCAAGAATTTAAGAACACAGACCCGAAATACAAAAACCGTGTCCGGAGCCGGATCTCAAATCTCAAAGATATGAAGAACCCTAATTTAAGGAGGACTGTGTTATGCGGGAGTGTAACCCCTGAGCGGATGGCTAAGATGACGGCTGAG GAAATGGCCAGTGATGAGTTGAAAGAAATGAGGAAGAACTTGACCAAAGAAGCTGTCAGGGACCACCAGATGGCCACAACTGGAGGCACTCAGACCGATCTATTCACCTGTGGCAAGTGCAAGGGGAAGTGCTGCACCTACACACAG GTTCAAACTCGCAGTGCTGATGAGCCAATGACCACGTTTGTCTTCTGCAATGAATGCGGAAATCGATGGAAG ttctGCTGA